A single genomic interval of Terriglobus albidus harbors:
- a CDS encoding glycoside hydrolase family 31 protein gives MASAPAFAAASSYQKQQSGAQMDLDGGTLRIQFWSPEIVRVTYAPGIKLPELASFSVVAKPSTVSLKRQESKDAFTLASTKVKVQIDKQTGAVSFWDPAGHILLKEAAHSREIARATVAGVFVTSATQSFDVAADEGIYGLGQHQQGAWNYNTNVGSSVKLAQANTNVAIPVMTSSKGYVLLWDNPAVTTISTEAPKEAASSGRFLRWSSEYGKAIDYYFCFGDGNIATAMAAYRTLTGQAPMMPRWQFGFCQSKERYASQEELLGVAEKIRSLKIPADGIIQDWQYWPEGNNTWGSHLFDPKRYPDPAAMFQKLHDQHFHALISVWAKFDVGSKNSEELNAAGGMFPEITHYVFPPGQGQWYDPFSLAGREIYWKQIRTNLFAKGVDGWWLDAPEPEINNMGFRTYKTPAGPGYTVYNLYPLMHSGGIYQGQRVATDQKRVVILTRSAYAGQQRNSAITWSGDIQATWQVLRNQIPAGLNFSLSGIPYWNTDTGGFFGNKEAGDGDPSNPAYEELFARWFQFSSFCPMFRVHGSYGLKPGKELWRFDDKTQAIMRTYLNLRYRLLPYTYSVAWQVTSEGSTFLQPLVMNFPKDPKTLNIGNQYLFGPEIMVTPVTNAGATEQDVYLPATGAPWYNFWTGEKAEAGRNVHASAPVETLPLFVRPGAILPMGPFLQYSDEKPADPIELRIYRGANGKFTLYEDQGDSYNYEKGQFATIPITWRESTQTLEIGDRTGSFPGIVNDRTFHIVWVSDNHGAGVDLTEKYDSIVHYSGKSVKIAAH, from the coding sequence ATGGCTTCGGCCCCGGCCTTTGCCGCAGCGAGCTCTTACCAGAAGCAGCAGAGCGGAGCTCAGATGGACTTAGACGGCGGCACTCTTCGCATCCAGTTCTGGTCTCCAGAGATCGTTCGGGTTACGTATGCGCCTGGAATAAAACTGCCGGAGCTGGCAAGCTTTTCCGTCGTTGCCAAGCCATCGACTGTCTCTCTAAAACGGCAGGAGAGCAAGGATGCGTTCACTCTCGCATCAACAAAAGTCAAGGTACAAATCGATAAGCAGACCGGCGCGGTGAGTTTCTGGGACCCGGCGGGTCATATCCTACTGAAGGAAGCGGCGCATAGCCGCGAGATCGCTCGGGCAACGGTAGCGGGCGTGTTCGTCACGTCGGCAACGCAGAGTTTTGACGTGGCTGCGGACGAAGGCATTTATGGCCTGGGTCAGCACCAACAGGGTGCATGGAACTACAACACGAACGTTGGATCCAGTGTGAAACTGGCGCAGGCGAACACGAACGTCGCCATTCCCGTGATGACTTCCAGCAAAGGTTACGTGCTTCTGTGGGATAACCCCGCGGTGACCACGATTTCGACGGAAGCTCCGAAGGAAGCAGCATCCTCTGGCCGCTTTTTGCGCTGGTCCTCAGAGTACGGCAAGGCCATCGATTACTACTTCTGCTTTGGAGACGGAAACATCGCAACCGCCATGGCGGCCTACCGCACGCTGACAGGTCAGGCGCCTATGATGCCGCGGTGGCAGTTCGGCTTCTGCCAATCGAAGGAGCGCTATGCCTCCCAAGAGGAACTGCTGGGTGTCGCCGAGAAGATCCGTAGTCTGAAAATTCCCGCGGACGGCATCATTCAGGATTGGCAGTATTGGCCTGAAGGAAACAATACGTGGGGATCACACCTTTTCGATCCGAAACGCTACCCCGATCCTGCGGCCATGTTCCAGAAATTACATGACCAGCACTTTCACGCGCTCATCTCTGTATGGGCCAAGTTTGATGTGGGCAGCAAGAACAGCGAGGAGTTGAATGCTGCAGGTGGCATGTTTCCGGAAATAACCCATTACGTCTTCCCTCCTGGCCAGGGGCAATGGTACGACCCATTCAGTCTGGCCGGCCGCGAGATTTACTGGAAGCAGATCCGCACAAACCTCTTTGCAAAGGGTGTGGATGGTTGGTGGCTGGACGCGCCCGAGCCGGAGATCAACAACATGGGCTTCCGCACGTATAAGACACCTGCGGGCCCGGGATACACGGTATACAACCTCTATCCGCTGATGCACTCTGGGGGCATCTACCAGGGACAACGCGTCGCGACGGACCAGAAACGGGTCGTGATCCTGACGCGTTCCGCGTATGCAGGGCAACAGCGCAATAGCGCAATCACCTGGTCCGGCGACATACAGGCGACGTGGCAGGTGCTTCGCAACCAAATTCCGGCAGGTCTGAACTTCTCCTTGTCAGGTATTCCATATTGGAATACCGATACGGGTGGCTTCTTTGGCAATAAGGAGGCGGGCGACGGCGATCCCTCGAATCCAGCATATGAGGAATTGTTTGCGCGGTGGTTCCAATTCAGCTCCTTCTGTCCTATGTTTCGCGTGCATGGCTCGTATGGGCTGAAACCTGGCAAGGAATTGTGGCGCTTCGACGACAAAACGCAGGCGATCATGCGGACGTATCTTAATCTGCGTTACCGGCTGCTTCCCTATACCTATTCCGTGGCTTGGCAAGTCACATCGGAAGGAAGCACCTTCCTGCAGCCGCTCGTCATGAATTTCCCCAAAGATCCGAAAACATTGAACATCGGCAATCAGTATCTCTTTGGGCCCGAGATCATGGTGACACCGGTGACGAACGCCGGAGCGACAGAACAGGACGTATACCTACCGGCCACGGGAGCGCCCTGGTACAACTTTTGGACCGGGGAGAAGGCTGAGGCCGGTCGGAATGTCCACGCATCAGCTCCGGTGGAGACGCTGCCCTTGTTCGTTCGACCGGGAGCAATCCTACCCATGGGCCCATTCCTACAGTATTCCGATGAGAAGCCTGCCGACCCGATTGAGCTGCGCATTTACCGTGGCGCGAATGGCAAGTTCACGCTTTATGAGGATCAAGGTGACTCGTATAACTACGAGAAAGGGCAGTTCGCCACTATTCCAATTACGTGGCGCGAATCCACGCAGACCCTTGAGATCGGTGACCGCACGGGAAGCTTCCCCGGCATAGTAAACGACCGCACCTTTCATATCGTGTGGGTCTCGGATAACCATGGTGCCGGAGTAGATCTTACGGAGAAATATGACTCCATAGTTCACTACAGTGGCAAGTCCGTAAAGATCGCCGCTCATTGA
- a CDS encoding NAD(P)H-dependent oxidoreductase — MRKNLGGASELHKLECSQAMGQENSSTHRATAFIVVAHPDKNSFNHAIAQSVVGRLHRLGVSTALRDLYAEEFEPRITASEMRGQATTDPLVIEHIELLRASDILVVIHPNCWGSPPAMMKGWIDRVFALNAAYAFEKGSDAGDVPKGLLGLKEAFIFNTSNTPIVREHANFGDPLELIWKNCLLHYCGVRNVVRYVFRVIATSTVEERTHWLSEAGDLVEQRLVGWQ, encoded by the coding sequence GTGCGGAAGAATCTTGGGGGCGCATCGGAATTACATAAATTAGAATGCTCGCAAGCTATGGGGCAGGAAAATAGTTCAACTCATCGTGCAACCGCATTCATAGTAGTTGCTCATCCAGACAAGAATAGCTTCAATCACGCCATCGCCCAATCTGTGGTTGGTCGTCTACATCGCCTGGGCGTATCCACCGCCTTGCGTGATCTTTACGCCGAAGAGTTCGAACCAAGGATTACAGCGAGTGAAATGCGCGGGCAAGCGACTACGGATCCATTGGTGATTGAGCACATAGAGCTCTTGAGAGCTTCGGACATTCTCGTCGTTATTCATCCAAACTGCTGGGGATCTCCTCCCGCGATGATGAAAGGATGGATTGATCGAGTATTCGCGCTGAATGCGGCGTATGCCTTCGAGAAGGGATCCGATGCAGGCGATGTCCCCAAAGGACTTCTTGGCCTCAAGGAGGCATTCATCTTCAACACCAGCAATACGCCCATAGTGCGCGAACACGCGAACTTCGGAGACCCTCTGGAACTGATTTGGAAAAACTGTCTCTTGCACTACTGCGGTGTCCGCAATGTGGTTCGGTACGTATTTCGAGTCATTGCGACCAGCACCGTAGAAGAACGCACCCACTGGCTCTCGGAAGCAGGCGACCTCGTGGAACAGCGGCTGGTAGGTTGGCAGTAA
- a CDS encoding alpha/beta hydrolase codes for MQIPRWLVAVPVPPPPSGAPPAPRGMPRMSSTFSEMMFADLVPMVEKNYRVAPGRENRAMAGLSMGGFQTFNTGLTHLDKFSYLAGFSGNCGGGGNFDPKTSCSGAFEKPTEFNKKIKLLYLSTGSVEGPRVKQFSEELKKIGVENVYYESPGTAHEWLTWRRSFYDFAPRLFR; via the coding sequence GTGCAGATTCCCAGATGGTTGGTGGCCGTGCCGGTACCTCCTCCTCCGTCGGGAGCTCCCCCAGCGCCTCGTGGCATGCCCCGCATGAGTAGTACCTTCAGTGAGATGATGTTCGCGGACCTGGTCCCCATGGTGGAGAAGAACTATCGCGTTGCTCCAGGACGTGAGAACCGCGCAATGGCAGGGCTCTCCATGGGCGGCTTCCAGACCTTCAACACCGGGCTTACTCATCTGGACAAGTTCTCGTACCTGGCCGGCTTCAGCGGCAATTGCGGCGGTGGAGGAAATTTTGATCCGAAGACGAGCTGCAGCGGGGCATTTGAGAAACCCACGGAGTTCAACAAAAAGATCAAGTTGCTCTACCTCTCGACTGGTTCAGTGGAAGGGCCGCGCGTTAAGCAGTTCAGCGAAGAACTCAAGAAGATCGGCGTGGAGAATGTTTATTACGAGTCTCCCGGGACAGCACATGAGTGGCTGACCTGGCGCCGGTCATTCTATGATTTTGCGCCGCGGCTATTCCGGTAG
- a CDS encoding DoxX family protein produces MAGRAIVYWVTTGLVTLVLGVSGGLAIIHLPPMMKALAHLGYPPYFSNILGIGKLLGLGIFLAPGLPRLKEWVYAGFTITVLSACYSHYCSGDGLLALEPLATFAALMLSYITRPLSRRFVATNAS; encoded by the coding sequence ATGGCAGGTCGTGCAATTGTCTATTGGGTGACGACGGGCTTGGTCACCTTAGTGCTGGGTGTGTCTGGCGGGCTGGCGATCATACATCTTCCGCCAATGATGAAGGCGTTGGCTCATCTTGGATATCCGCCGTATTTCTCAAACATACTTGGAATCGGAAAGCTCCTTGGACTTGGCATCTTTCTGGCTCCCGGACTACCGAGGCTAAAGGAGTGGGTTTATGCGGGTTTCACTATCACGGTCCTGAGCGCTTGCTATTCGCACTATTGCTCAGGTGATGGGCTTCTCGCGCTTGAGCCACTCGCTACGTTTGCGGCCCTGATGCTGTCGTACATAACCAGACCGCTCAGTCGCAGATTCGTTGCAACGAATGCTTCATAA
- a CDS encoding amidohydrolase family protein, whose amino-acid sequence MDATVLIRDGKIEAVGPSTGLSIPKGYRVIDARGLFLAPGLIDGFGALRTQGYADAYLSEGITTVFVMKSPAGEDGEQSVAAIHPSPDILRGGMVGGYRADGTTSHEHPWTAERLHGKRLSREELEQRVDELARDGYRGVLIGMDVWPDQLDVLLEAAKRDHLSTFGEMAFTSYPYALRAGIGAFLRNDRYQTAIDLAQDFLAYSEDPEGPGGAPGYRGVCASDIREERVSAFGAQLKGSTTALMPMLSIEANADDLDVPNPWMDRAARFITSTDLDDPVDAKTAIHPYLARHTPEKQQSLRTCALHREELDGEFHRAGAHFLAGSATPAFGNLPGAGLHLELSLLERIGLTPREALAAATSNFADILGWMDRGELAQGRRADVLLLTGDPRKDVTALREIRSVILQGEIIDRFMHP is encoded by the coding sequence TTGGATGCGACGGTCCTGATACGCGATGGCAAGATCGAGGCCGTCGGCCCAAGCACGGGACTTTCCATACCGAAGGGATATCGCGTTATAGACGCGAGGGGATTGTTCCTTGCACCCGGTCTAATCGACGGGTTTGGTGCCTTGCGCACACAAGGCTATGCCGACGCTTACCTGTCCGAAGGCATTACAACAGTTTTTGTAATGAAGTCTCCAGCCGGAGAGGACGGTGAGCAATCGGTAGCTGCGATACATCCGAGTCCTGACATCCTGCGCGGTGGCATGGTGGGTGGCTATCGAGCAGACGGAACGACCTCTCACGAGCATCCTTGGACAGCAGAGAGACTGCATGGAAAGCGGCTAAGCAGGGAGGAACTGGAGCAACGGGTCGATGAACTCGCAAGGGACGGATACCGAGGGGTCCTGATTGGTATGGATGTCTGGCCCGATCAATTGGATGTGCTTCTCGAAGCGGCTAAGCGGGACCACTTGAGCACCTTTGGTGAGATGGCCTTCACCTCTTATCCGTATGCTCTACGGGCCGGGATCGGAGCCTTCTTGCGGAACGACCGCTATCAAACCGCAATTGACCTTGCGCAGGATTTCCTCGCTTACAGTGAGGATCCGGAAGGCCCTGGTGGGGCTCCGGGCTATCGCGGGGTGTGCGCCAGCGATATACGAGAAGAGAGAGTTTCAGCATTTGGAGCCCAACTGAAAGGCTCGACGACCGCCCTCATGCCGATGCTTTCGATCGAAGCCAATGCGGACGATCTTGATGTGCCCAATCCCTGGATGGATCGTGCCGCGCGCTTTATAACGTCGACCGATCTCGATGATCCTGTAGACGCAAAGACAGCGATACACCCCTATCTTGCGCGGCATACCCCAGAGAAACAGCAATCTCTGCGCACATGTGCGTTACACCGGGAGGAGTTGGATGGCGAATTCCACCGCGCGGGAGCGCATTTCCTTGCGGGGAGTGCGACGCCGGCATTTGGGAACCTCCCCGGAGCCGGATTGCACCTCGAACTTTCCCTTCTTGAGCGAATTGGCCTCACACCCCGCGAGGCGCTTGCAGCGGCGACTAGCAATTTCGCGGATATTCTCGGTTGGATGGATCGTGGTGAACTTGCGCAAGGGCGCCGAGCCGACGTCCTATTGCTCACAGGTGATCCACGAAAGGATGTTACCGCGCTGCGTGAGATCAGGTCGGTGATATTGCAGGGAGAGATCATCGACCGTTTCATGCATCCCTAG
- a CDS encoding TetR/AcrR family transcriptional regulator yields MNVLFVKLGVDLCGGFAMNSVKRSRTNNPEVLKQRVVDAAFQAFTTKGFNATGIQDLIRAVGVSGGAYSHHFPSKKDLALAVIATAIKDAVDKSWVNPVMAADSTKQGVTVVFRKIIESLDRAGTISGCPLNNLVLELSTQDSDLRAALNTVFSHWHRELAKKIQHDQTRGMLKHLRADEAATFIIATYSGAMAMAKASRSTSPLRICSKQLTSYLS; encoded by the coding sequence ATGAATGTCCTGTTTGTCAAGCTTGGAGTCGATTTGTGCGGAGGTTTTGCGATGAATTCAGTCAAAAGGAGTCGAACGAACAATCCCGAAGTTCTCAAGCAGCGCGTAGTTGACGCAGCCTTTCAAGCATTTACGACAAAGGGCTTCAACGCGACCGGCATACAGGACCTCATCCGCGCAGTCGGAGTGAGTGGTGGCGCGTACTCTCATCATTTTCCCTCGAAGAAGGATCTCGCCCTGGCGGTTATCGCCACCGCCATTAAAGACGCGGTCGACAAGTCATGGGTTAATCCGGTCATGGCTGCGGATTCTACAAAACAAGGTGTCACAGTGGTTTTCCGCAAGATCATCGAATCACTCGACCGAGCCGGGACCATCTCTGGCTGCCCGCTTAACAACCTTGTCCTTGAACTTTCTACTCAAGACTCAGACTTGCGGGCCGCATTGAATACCGTGTTTTCACATTGGCACAGGGAACTCGCAAAGAAGATTCAGCACGATCAGACACGTGGCATGCTGAAGCACCTGAGGGCAGATGAAGCGGCGACATTCATTATCGCGACGTACTCCGGTGCCATGGCTATGGCAAAGGCAAGCCGCTCTACCTCTCCGCTTCGGATCTGTTCAAAGCAACTTACGAGCTATTTGTCATAG
- a CDS encoding putative quinol monooxygenase — protein sequence MMVPTNDTSGNAGAQAGIITELRCYRLYPEKREDLISLFDREFVETQEEVGIHVVGQFRDIDHPDTFVWLREFANMEARAAALQAFYGGPVWSKHGAQANTTMRNSDNVLLLKPWAIDTALPTSKGRRPAPGDSAVPCSLFVCSICYLKPSGEKAFGDFFEQKVRPELLEAGAEIVGVMVSAHTPNTWPRLPVREGENVFIWLTRFSSVGDYSIYTGRLAQSGTWRDIIAPELDMLLWRPMEMSRLSPTSRSGLR from the coding sequence ATGATGGTTCCAACCAATGACACTTCAGGAAATGCCGGCGCTCAGGCGGGGATCATCACAGAACTTCGATGCTATCGCCTGTATCCGGAGAAACGTGAAGATCTAATTTCTCTGTTCGACCGCGAGTTCGTCGAAACCCAGGAAGAAGTGGGCATACACGTCGTCGGTCAATTCCGAGACATCGACCATCCGGACACGTTTGTCTGGCTGAGAGAGTTCGCGAACATGGAGGCCCGTGCGGCAGCACTCCAGGCATTTTACGGCGGTCCCGTTTGGTCGAAACATGGCGCTCAGGCGAATACCACGATGCGCAATTCCGACAACGTACTCCTTTTGAAACCATGGGCAATCGATACTGCTTTACCCACGTCGAAGGGGCGACGCCCAGCACCGGGAGACAGCGCAGTTCCCTGCAGTCTGTTTGTGTGCAGCATCTGCTATCTCAAGCCGTCAGGTGAAAAAGCGTTTGGCGATTTCTTTGAACAGAAGGTAAGGCCAGAGCTCCTGGAGGCGGGCGCAGAAATTGTCGGAGTTATGGTCTCAGCTCATACGCCAAATACCTGGCCACGTCTCCCAGTGAGAGAAGGAGAGAATGTCTTCATTTGGCTGACTCGCTTTTCGAGCGTTGGTGACTACTCGATTTACACTGGCCGCTTGGCGCAGAGCGGTACCTGGCGAGACATCATTGCGCCTGAATTGGACATGCTTCTTTGGAGACCAATGGAAATGAGCCGCCTGTCACCCACCTCCCGGTCTGGACTACGCTGA
- a CDS encoding SDR family oxidoreductase — protein MSKVWFVTGANSGIGLGVSKAALKAGDRVIATARNMEKLRSAYPDAGQKDLALIELDVTDEAQAHAAVAAACERFGRIDVLVNNAGYSVLGNFEELTTADIERQLATNFYGVAHVMRAALPVMRRQRSGHIINISSVAGVVGFKHCSAYGASKFAVEGLSMAVANEVEQFGIKITIVEPGFFRTSLIDKGSVQYADSSINDYAHEGSAEDMWSPYNGAQPGNPTKLGEALVQIAAMDNPPKLFVAGSDALQAITPAVEERLRAMMDNTGLSNSTDGIS, from the coding sequence ATGAGCAAAGTCTGGTTTGTCACTGGTGCCAATAGCGGTATTGGACTCGGAGTCTCAAAGGCCGCACTGAAGGCAGGTGATCGCGTCATCGCAACTGCCAGAAACATGGAGAAGTTACGCTCCGCGTACCCCGATGCCGGACAGAAAGATCTAGCTCTCATCGAGCTGGACGTCACTGACGAGGCGCAGGCGCACGCTGCCGTTGCGGCGGCATGCGAGCGGTTCGGCCGTATAGATGTGCTGGTCAACAATGCAGGCTACAGTGTTCTCGGCAACTTCGAGGAGCTCACCACTGCCGACATCGAACGTCAGTTGGCAACGAACTTCTACGGCGTGGCCCACGTCATGCGTGCCGCTCTTCCGGTGATGCGTCGACAACGTTCCGGACACATCATCAACATCAGCTCTGTGGCCGGTGTCGTTGGATTCAAACACTGCTCCGCATACGGTGCGAGCAAGTTCGCAGTCGAGGGTCTGTCAATGGCTGTTGCGAATGAAGTCGAACAGTTCGGCATCAAGATCACGATTGTCGAACCGGGTTTCTTCCGCACCAGCTTAATCGATAAGGGCAGTGTTCAATACGCCGATAGTTCTATCAACGATTACGCGCACGAGGGCTCCGCGGAAGACATGTGGTCGCCGTACAACGGGGCGCAGCCAGGAAATCCGACGAAGCTGGGAGAAGCATTGGTGCAGATCGCCGCAATGGACAACCCTCCGAAGCTGTTCGTTGCCGGAAGCGACGCACTCCAGGCGATCACCCCCGCGGTCGAGGAGCGCCTGAGGGCGATGATGGACAATACAGGACTGTCCAACTCAACTGACGGAATCTCCTGA
- a CDS encoding AraC family transcriptional regulator, which translates to MLYRSTAPTAPNPCSYEPSLLVVAQGKKRVDLGRTNYVFGGSRLLLTTVELPVVSQVTVATERVPYLAFFLKLDLSTVRDILNMEEVHIPDASQGTRGMALGETTIEIVGACSRMVDLLNTPQDIPFFGKLLQREIVYRILQGRQGGLLKAIATLGDQSHRTAKAVAWLRGHYEKPLRVEHLATIAGMSRSALHHHFRSVTAMSPLQFQKQLRLYAARKRMLAGELDAASAAFEVGYQSASQFNREYKRFFGKPPMRDIEALRFIGNAAP; encoded by the coding sequence ATGCTGTATCGATCCACTGCACCAACCGCTCCCAATCCCTGCAGTTACGAGCCAAGCCTCCTTGTCGTCGCACAGGGGAAGAAACGAGTCGATCTCGGCAGGACAAACTATGTGTTCGGGGGATCGCGCCTCCTCCTCACGACAGTCGAGCTTCCGGTCGTGAGCCAGGTGACTGTGGCTACCGAACGAGTGCCATACCTTGCGTTCTTCCTGAAATTGGATTTATCTACGGTTCGGGACATCTTGAATATGGAAGAAGTACACATCCCCGACGCCTCTCAAGGAACTCGTGGAATGGCTCTCGGAGAGACCACGATTGAAATCGTCGGCGCGTGTTCCCGTATGGTGGATCTCCTGAACACTCCGCAAGACATTCCATTCTTCGGGAAGTTACTTCAGCGCGAAATTGTCTATCGCATACTCCAAGGAAGACAGGGAGGGCTCCTCAAGGCAATCGCAACCCTGGGCGATCAGAGCCATCGGACGGCGAAGGCGGTTGCGTGGTTGCGTGGACACTACGAAAAGCCTCTGCGAGTGGAGCACCTGGCAACGATTGCAGGCATGAGTCGATCTGCGCTGCACCACCATTTTCGATCCGTTACCGCGATGAGCCCTCTTCAGTTTCAGAAGCAGCTTCGTCTCTATGCCGCACGGAAGCGGATGCTTGCCGGTGAATTGGATGCCGCAAGTGCAGCGTTCGAGGTAGGCTACCAGAGCGCAAGCCAGTTCAATCGCGAATATAAGCGTTTCTTCGGAAAGCCGCCCATGCGAGATATAGAGGCACTGCGATTCATTGGGAACGCAGCGCCATAG
- a CDS encoding PQQ-dependent sugar dehydrogenase, with protein sequence MNKAASTIKAVCGLALALTLVAAMPAQSAPKPIAARLTDYVEMPLTGNFSVRDTRSQPARINFLVEEPNHGRLFVSDSSGPLYILDKKTHQPTVYLNFDGSGSGKGLFPTFLADGSYASGLLGFTFDPDYERNGIFYTIHLEDAASTASSLPKAGVIPGLDVSKYVPTKSVVTPAGSYSITREAVLIEWTDKNIGDTKFEGTAREVMRVQLLNGIHPMDDLTFNPTARRGDPDWRVLYVSTGDGGTGETDDVRRLNPQRLDHFGGKIIRIIPDLKEHVSSSEVSENRQYRIPNDNPFFSTPGARKEIWAYGMRNPHRMAWDIESPHQANLLAFVIGANGGNPVRYETVDVIRRGANYGYPLREGPEFRPEHKIYGSLAADKSLPLRITDTVVLSERVPMQDSALAYKTTVEGNAIAGGFVYRGTKWPALQGSLVFGDITSGRIFYAKVADLITATDGDPTTLAPYTEIKTDLPQVALDRARVRVPQPSAAPAPGAAAPPPRPLRIDLRLATDSDGEIYVMTKSDGVIRRIESLE encoded by the coding sequence ATGAACAAAGCAGCTTCGACGATCAAAGCGGTTTGCGGCTTAGCACTGGCGCTCACACTTGTCGCCGCAATGCCAGCCCAAAGCGCGCCGAAGCCCATTGCGGCTCGATTGACAGACTATGTCGAGATGCCACTGACGGGTAATTTCAGCGTTCGGGACACGCGCTCTCAGCCGGCCCGGATCAATTTTCTCGTCGAGGAACCGAATCATGGCAGGCTTTTTGTCAGCGATTCCAGCGGTCCACTTTATATCCTCGATAAGAAGACCCATCAGCCAACCGTTTATCTCAACTTCGACGGCTCAGGAAGCGGAAAGGGCCTCTTTCCTACCTTTCTTGCCGATGGGAGCTATGCGAGCGGTCTGCTCGGATTCACCTTCGATCCGGACTATGAGCGCAATGGTATCTTCTACACCATTCATCTGGAGGACGCGGCTTCCACGGCGTCATCCCTTCCAAAGGCTGGCGTCATTCCGGGTCTCGATGTGTCGAAGTACGTTCCGACCAAGTCGGTCGTCACCCCTGCTGGCAGCTATTCCATAACGCGCGAAGCCGTTCTCATCGAATGGACTGATAAGAACATCGGAGACACGAAGTTTGAGGGCACTGCCCGAGAGGTGATGCGGGTTCAGTTGTTGAACGGAATTCACCCTATGGACGATCTAACCTTCAATCCAACGGCGCGACGCGGCGATCCTGATTGGCGGGTACTCTACGTTTCGACAGGGGACGGCGGCACGGGGGAGACGGACGACGTCCGGCGTTTGAATCCGCAGCGACTCGATCACTTCGGCGGCAAGATCATCCGGATCATACCTGACCTGAAGGAGCATGTCTCCAGCAGCGAAGTGAGCGAGAACAGGCAATATCGCATCCCAAACGACAATCCGTTCTTCTCAACACCTGGCGCCCGCAAAGAGATCTGGGCCTACGGTATGCGCAATCCACATCGAATGGCCTGGGACATCGAGTCGCCCCATCAGGCCAACCTTCTGGCTTTTGTGATCGGGGCTAACGGTGGCAATCCGGTACGTTATGAAACCGTCGATGTCATTCGGCGGGGTGCCAATTACGGCTATCCGCTGCGAGAAGGACCAGAATTTCGGCCGGAACACAAGATATACGGATCCCTCGCGGCAGATAAGAGCCTGCCGCTCCGTATCACCGATACGGTGGTGTTGAGCGAACGCGTACCAATGCAAGACTCGGCTCTGGCATATAAGACCACGGTTGAAGGAAACGCTATCGCCGGCGGCTTTGTGTATCGGGGTACGAAGTGGCCGGCGCTGCAAGGCTCGCTGGTCTTCGGCGATATCACCAGCGGTCGCATCTTCTATGCGAAGGTGGCCGATTTGATAACCGCCACCGATGGAGACCCGACCACGCTTGCACCTTACACCGAGATTAAGACTGACTTGCCGCAGGTTGCGCTCGATCGAGCGCGCGTTCGTGTACCGCAGCCTTCGGCAGCACCTGCTCCAGGGGCGGCAGCCCCACCGCCGAGACCGCTTCGAATCGACCTTCGTCTCGCAACGGATAGCGACGGAGAAATTTACGTAATGACTAAAAGTGACGGCGTGATAAGACGGATTGAAAGCCTCGAATAG